gctgcttcatcaatgaccttccctctgtcataaggtcagaagtggggaagtTCGCCGATGATTACACAGTGCTCAGCACCATTCgccactcctcagatactgaagcagcccgtgctcaaatgcaacaagatctggataatgtccaggcatgggctgataagtggcaagtaacattcgcgccacacaaatgccaaacaatgaccatcaccaataagtgCCAATCTAACCAATGCCCttagtattaccatcactgaatccaaaacgtcgattttcctgctccttggatacagcaccactttgatctaaactcctgacaccccaaagtctatccaccatctacaaggcacagatcaggagtgcaatggaatattctccacttgcacGGATGTGTACAGCCTCAACAACACTCAggcagcttgacaccatccagaacaaagcagcccgcttgattggcaccacatccataaacattcaatccctccaccacaggcactcagtagcagcagtgtgtactgtctacaagatgtacagctgaaattcaccaaagatccgcagacaacaccttccaaacccataaccacttccatctggaaggacaaggacagcaggtacttgggaacaccaccccctgcaagttcccctccaagccactcaccaccctgacttggaaatatactgccgtTCCTTCATAGtcgttgagtcaaaatcctggaattccctgccaaccggcattgtgggtcaacccacagcaagtggaccgcagcgattcaagaaagcactcaccaccaccttctcaagggcaaatagggatgggctagcaatgctgggccagccagcgatgcccaagtcccacaaatgaattaaaaaaaatatataaatgatgaaaagtagtggacccagcactaatccttgtgtcacaccactggacataggcctccagtctgaaaggcaaccctccaccaccaccctctctcttcgaTCTTcaatccagttctgtatccaaatgccttgctgcatttggacattgaCTGCTTCATTGTGGAGCcaggaatggtgctgaacattgtgcaatcatcgactCTTTAAAACACTTGCATTTCTCTCTTACTTGTAggttacactcacacactcttttTAGGATTCCTTCTAAATTTTTTAAATCATGGATTGTCCAAAGAGAATCCAGTAATCAGAATATCAGCCAGATCACATTGGATTCCTGTAAACTACTCAAAATTTGATCCATGATCCTCTGGACTTTAGCCAGCACTGACATGATGCTAAAAGCAAGCTGTTTGTAGGGGAAATGTATCATCAGCGGTGGTTAAGACTCCTTTGGCCTGTGACAGATCCATTTTGAAAATTTCCATTCCTCATGTCAGTCCACTGAATACGTTACCTCCGAGTGGAAGGGGAGGTAATGATCCACATTTAGGCCTGGTTGGCTGTGATCTTTTTGATCACCACAATCCTCAGCTGTCATCTGTTTTTAAGTCCGGAATGATGGGAGTAGCAGATTTGGTTCCAACGCTTTCAGGTTCACCAGCTGTTCCCGTTCCACCTTCACCTTAGGCCAGATGGCATCGGGTACCGGGTGCACCCTTCAAACTCTTGGGATGAGGCTTCACCTGTAAATTAGTGTCAACTCCTTTCATTTCCTGCAGAGTTCCTTTGAAGGCATCTTTGTACTTGTACAGGATCTCTTGCAAACTGATGTTCAAGTCCACCAACCTATCAACCATTCCTCAATTCAATCTTAATTCTTAGAACCTGGAGTATCTGAATAATGCAGGGTATTTGCCTTTAACTGGATAAAATGCCAATTCTGCACCCTAGTCCCTTAACTGTACGTTCAGCAGTACATAGCCCTTCAGTGGCATAACTTGTTCTGTGTATACCCATTGTATATACCTTGGCAGGCTTCAACGACAGTGCTGTCCGTTTCTCTCAACAGACCGATTCGGGAATCGGGGACACCCGTATCCAAttttactctctctccctctactttGGGAAGGACCCAGAAATGATTGATTTCATCCTGCAGTGACACCCTAGAATcttacagtatgaaaacaggccatttggcccaacaagtacacagcAACTCTTCAAAGAGCAGTCCACTCAGAATCACCtctccaccctatccctgtaaccctgcatttcctatggttaATTCATCTAACCttcatatccctgaacacaatggacaattttaTCATGGACAATCCACTCATCCGTCCACCTAGTAACAGGCTGTTGAACTGAAACTCTGCTGACTCTTAGCCTCCTGCCTCTCCCACAGACCAAGCTGACTCCCGGCCTACTCCCTGTCTGGTAGCGTGTACCTTATGCCTTGGCCTCAGGATTGTTTCTTTCTGACTCCCTTTGTTCTTGTTTAATTTGTACCCAACTTGCACCTACAGCACTGGGCCTCTCGAGTCCATTGCAGTGACTCCTTTGTGACCATTCTGCCACATTAGGGACATTCTACAGTTGGTACCACACTTTGCTGAGTGTCCACTACTCTGTGCACTGGGGCATCGTCACTGTGTTCCTTCATTGGGGGCCAACCCCTCTGGGACAGCAATTTCAAAAGCTGCCTTGAAATCCAGGTCTTTCCTGGTTAGTAGCTTCCGCTGGGTGGCTTCATATCGTGGCCACAGACCAACCGGTCTTTATCTTGGAGGGACCGTCTCAATTTGCAATCTTCTGCTCATGTCTTTAAGGCCGTCACATATTGGGCAATGGACTCGCCTTCGTGCTGTGCCCCTTTCAGAAAGTGAAAACAAATATCAACCGTTTTTGATGTGAAACACTTTCCGAATGCTCCACAAAACTCTTGGAATGCCTTCCCTGTGGGTTTCTCTAGTTACACCAGACTCCTTAAAATTGCAAATAACTTGCTCTTGGTAGTTCTTAACAAAACTGTTACCATGACGTCCTCAGCCACTTTTAAGAACTAATTGAAATGTTTCATGTATAGAGTTCAATTTTCTGACACTTCATCAAGTGGTCCCATCACTTCAAACTGGTCCACCATTTTGTTTCCCTCCCACCTGAGTCTAGCAGCCGTGCAGGGCCCGAGTCTCTGTGGTGAACATTCCTACGCTGGCAGCTCTCTCACCGGCTGTGCTTGTATATCATTCTTCCCCAACGTCACCACAGCCCAAGTTCCCTTACAACTGCTTTCCTCAACATTACCTCCTTAATTTCACACCATTTCTGACATCTGGGTGACGTTTCTGAATGAAAAGAACTGCCATTGGCAGCACTCATGAGCTATGTGCCACTCTCGTTGCCTGatatcgtagaatccctacagagtggcaacaggccatttggctcaacaagtccacactgacccaccaaaggtaacccacccagaccccttctcccatctccaacacaccccatctacctggacaccccgtgctggtctGTTACCCATCCTCGATCTCTTTATTTCCAACTACTGCCGGAACAtcgaccacctcaacctgtccacccccttCATCCACTGTAACTTCCCACCCTCGCAATGTGCATCCCtccattccaaccccaacctcagcATCAAACCAGTAGACAAAAGtggcgggggggggtgggtgggggggagaggcagtggtagtttggcgcactaaCTTCTGCAccactgaagccaggtgccaacttgaagacacctccttctactgccccctcgaccatgacctcaccctcccatcaccaaaccatcatctcccagaccatccacaacctcatcacctcagaggATCTcgcacccacagcttccaacttcataCTTCAGGAACCCCTCACCGCCTGGTTttacctcctacccaagatccgCAAGCCTGACTACCCCGTCTGACCCATTGTTTCGGCCTGCTCCTGCCTGACCAAACTCATCCCCACATACCTTGATACTCTCCTATCTCTCCattccaggaactccccacatatgttggggacaccacccacaccctccacctccgccAAGGCGTTCGTTTCCCTggaccccaacgcctcatcttcaccatgggcatccaatccctctacacctccatccaccatgaccagggcctccatgccctttgcttcttcctctcccaacatccccaccggtacccttccactgacactctcattcatttggtgaactggtcctcaccctcgataagttctccttcgaatcctcccacttcctccagatcaaagaggtagccatgggcacccacaagggccccagctatgcctgtctctttgtcggttatagaacatagaacatagaacaatacagcacagaacaggcccttcggcccacgatgttgtgccgaacttctatcctagattaagcacccatccatgtacctatccaaatgccgcttaaaggtcgccaatgaatctgactctaccactcccacgggcagcgcattccatgcccccaccactctctgggtgaagaacccacccctgacatctcccctataccttccacccttcaccttaaatttatgtccccttgtaacactctgttgtacccggggaaaaagtttctgactgtctactctatctattcctctgatcatcttataaacctctatcaagtcacccctcatccttcgccgttccaacgagaaaaggccgagaactctcaacctatcctcgtatgacctactctccattccaggcaacatcctggtaaatcttctctgcaccctctccaaagcttccacatctttcctaaagtgaggcgaccagaactgcacacagtactccaaatgtggcctaaccaaagtcctgtacagctgcaacatcacctcacgactcttgaattcaatccctctgctaatgaacgataatactccataggccttcttacaaactctatccacctgagtggcaaccttcaaagatctatgtacatagaccccaagatccctctgttcctccacctgaccaagaaccctaccattaaccctgtattccgcattcttatttgttcttccaaaatggacaacttcacacttggcagggttgaactccatctgccactcctcagcccagctctgcatcatatctaagtccctctgcagccgacaacagccctcctcactgtccacaactccacctatctttgtatcatctgcaaatttactgacccacccttcgactccctcatctaagtcattaataaaaattacaaacagcagagggcccagaactgatccctgcggaacagtcgatcttctgtagttacaccggTACCATTCCTTAAcctttcctccgctacattgatgactgcattgacgCCACCTCATGGTCCCacgaggaagttgaacagttcatcaacttcaccccaACACATTCCACAttgaccatctcagacacctccctccccttcctgaacttCTCTATCTCTAGCAACagtgacatcttctacaaacccaccgacacccacagctatctggaccacacctcctcccaccctgcctcctgtaaaaatgctatcccttattatcaattcctctgcctctgctgcatctggtCCCAGGAAGACCAATTTCACCATAGAAcatcccaaatggcctccttctttaaaaaccacaatttcctctcccatgtagctgatgatgccctccagcgcatttCATCCACTTCCCGCAACTCCACCCTCGAACCTcgaaccgcaacaaggacagaacaccccctcttcctcaccttccacccaccaacctccatatacattgcatcatcctctgctatttcagccacctacaaacggaccccaccaccagagatatatttccctccccaactctATCCACTTTCTGTAAAGACCGTTTCCTCTGCGATTCCCtagtcaggtccataccccccgccaccccactctcccctcctggCATCTTtacctgccaccacaggaattacaaaacttgcaccaacacctcccccctcatctctatccaaggccctaaaggagccttccacatccaaagtttcacctgcacttccacacatgtcatttactgtatccgttgctcctggtgcaatttcctttacattggggagacaggacaccgaCTCGCACAGAGCCTCAGGGAACATTTCCAGGATGTCCACACCAACCAACTCCACCATCCCGTGGCCAAATacttcagctccccctcccactctgccaaggacatgcaggtcctgcacctccctaaccacccgacgcctggaggaagaatgcctcatcttctgtctagggaccctccaaccccatggtatcaatgtggatttcactagtttcctcatttcccctcctccccaccttatcccagttccaaccctccaatttggcactgccctcatgacctgtcccacctgtcaatctttcttcccacctctcCGCCGTTCTtgccgacctatcacctttacctcccccccccacaaacCCCTATCAAACTCTtagctaccttcaccccagccccaccaccctccaaTTTATCTTGCCACCCTCTCGGCTCacagccccattcctgatgaaaggcttttgccaggaacatcgattctcctgctccttgacgctgcctgacctgctgtgcttttccagcaccacactcttgactctgatctccagcatctacagtcctcacttttcacaTCAGTGAGACCGTGCCTGGTATATTCcatacaattttggtctcctttttatttattcatttgtgggagcTGGGCATCGCtgccaggtcagcatttattgcccatccttctTTGTCCATGCGATAGTGGTAGTGAGCTGAGGAGGGATGTAGTTGTATTGGAGTCAGTTCACAGGAGGCTCACTAGATTGATTCGAGAGATGAGGGATTTGTCTTATGAAGGGAAATTAAACAGTTTAATCTTATactgtctggagtttagaagaatgagatgagatcttatcgaggtttataagctgctaaaggggattgacaaagatGCAGAGAGGATATTTCCTCACAATGGGGCTATCTAGAATATGAGGTGATAgctttaggataaggggtagcagatttaaaacagagagagggaggaattaCTTTGCTCAAAGAGTCATGAATCCTTGGAATTCCagaatgtggtggatgctggaaCATGGAATAAATTTGAGGAGGAGATAGAAAGATTTCTAATTAGTAATGggttcaagggttatggagagaagctGGAAAATGAAGTTGAGTTTGagatgagatgagccatgattcaaggggctgaatggcctactcctgttcttgttcTTAAGGTCTTCACTCTCCCGGATACATTGTGGAGTCATAAATAACTTTTATCCTTTTTTTCAGAGACAACTGAAGGAAACGACCATCCGAACACAGTGCTCAGCCCATCAGTATGGCAGGAACAGCAGTAGATTCCCTGCAACTGGCAAAAGCCAGCACCGAGGTTGCAACTGCAGTGGTTGCAGTGAGAAATGCGATGTCAGTTGTTGAGAGTTTAGGAAAACTCGCCTCTGCTGCTGGAGCAGTAGGAGCCATCTTTGGGGTAGCAGCAGCAATTGTTAAACTTGCTATGGGtaatgtggagagtgaggagctgagataTATGAAGGAGCAGTTCCAGATAGTCAGGAACCAGCTGGATGTCATTTCAGGTCAGATTCAGCAAGTGCTTCAGGCTATCGAACAAAGTACAGTTAATAATCAGTACTTCCCCATTGAGGAGAATCTGAAAAACCAATTCAGGAAGTACATGGACATCCTGAACGCAAAACCGGAATACCgggagaagaagaaagaagaattCCTCACACACTTCAATGAGACTAAAGGTGACCAGAACCTTCACACTCTCTATGATGCAGTGATGGGGTATTCTGCCATCTTTGGCAAACCCATTCTGGAAACTGCCATGGAATATGACCAGAGGAACCGGCGTCTGATGGAGGGGCTCTGCTGCCGCCTCAAAGAGCTCTTCTGTATTGGCCTGATTGCCCTGGTGGGTCACTCTGCTATCACTGGGACCGATGTAGAGGCATTAAAGAGAGAGTGGAATGAGAAAATGGGCAAAGTAGAGAATAAAATGAAATCCATGATAGATAAGTGCATCAATGAGTTTGCTGAGCAGGC
The nucleotide sequence above comes from Chiloscyllium punctatum isolate Juve2018m chromosome 8, sChiPun1.3, whole genome shotgun sequence. Encoded proteins:
- the LOC140480301 gene encoding uncharacterized protein — encoded protein: MAGTAVDSLQLAKASTEVATAVVAVRNAMSVVESLGKLASAAGAVGAIFGVAAAIVKLAMGNVESEELRYMKEQFQIVRNQLDVISGQIQQVLQAIEQSTVNNQYFPIEENLKNQFRKYMDILNAKPEYREKKKEEFLTHFNETKGDQNLHTLYDAVMGYSAIFGKPILETAMEYDQRNRRLMEGLCCRLKELFCIGLIALVGHSAITGTDVEALKREWNEKMGKVENKMKSMIDKCINEFAEQAEIDVEKMIIEKGGRDNCECVSYIANGLISKYDWVKWSVRVYNPVGGFDNHSVIGPNYFHFFRLNGVNAVVSYAIDPKPINESYIKQLMEGKDGWSDARKVAEHVYNNLPSGYVVHVVRRLKGLWLHKNISNDYHFWGNYSGVTLCVHST